CAGGCCTAGGACCAGGTTCGCGGCAGAATCCTCCTGCATGAACTGCTCCACCAGGCTCGCACCGGCAATGATCAGCGCGCCGGCCAGGATGACTACGGAACTGTGCCCGAGGCTGAAGGCGAAGCCTACGCTGACGGGGTCCTGCTGCTGTGCTACGAATTTGCGGGTGGCGTTGTCGATTGCGGCCAGGTGGTCCCAGTCGTAGCTGTGCTTTACGCCCGCAAGATACGCGGTGAGCACCAACCCCCACGCGAGCGGCTGCCCTCCGGGGCAGGGGCACCCAGCCATGAATGATGTGAGGGTACCGGTGAGCAGAAGCGCGACGGCGGCGGCATGGAGCGCAGCAACCGCAATGAAGGTGAACAGCACCCGCGTGCGGAACGGCAGGGTCTCCCGCTCGCGGTAGAGCACCGTCAGTTGCGTCAGCACGGTCATCAATATTTCCTCATGTTGAGAGGCTCCTGCCCGTGCCAGCGGTCGCGAAGCAACGCCGTGCAGGCACCCAACAGGCTGTTGAGCTCGCCCGTGGTGTTGGACAGCGATCGCAGCACCAGCCCGGTGGTTCCCGCAACCGTGCGGGTCAGGGAAACCCCGGAGTGGGCATCATGCCCGACGGTCAGGGCGTGAAGGTCATCGGCGAGCTCCTGGCCGACGCGCGGATCCACCACCACCAGGGATCCGAGGTGGCTGAACCCCTCCATGAAGCCCAGGCCGGTGACGTCGTTCAGCGGAGGCCGGATGAGCAGGTTGTCGAGTGCCAGGAGTTCGGTGCGATCACCCACCTGTACGTGGATTTCGTTTCGCAGCCGAAGCTCTTCGTACTTAAACGATGCCCCGTCCGGCGACCAGCCAGGAGTGATGATTTCGGCAATCACGAGGCTCGACGACGGATGCACCGTGATGTGGGCGCGTTGCCTGTAGCTGGCCTCCCGGTAGGCGATGAGCTGGTCAGGCATCAGTTCCAGCCGCGCCCCCTCCCCCAGCAGCAGGCTCATCCGCTGCTCGGCAAAGGACCCCGGAGTCCGGTAAACCTTGGTCGCGGACTGGGTAGTTAAATGTAGGTCAGCCCCGTCCCCCACCTCCACGTCGATGACGAACAGGTCTGCCCCTAGGTAAGCGCCACCAGGATTCACGAGCACATAACAAACCTGCCCGGAGTCGTCCAGATAGTGTGGCCGAAGCACCCGCAAAGCGCCCTGATGGAACTGCCGGGACGCAATGGACCTACCCCCCCGTACGGTGATGACGAGCTCAAGCACACCGCGCGGCGAGCCGACTGCAGAGGCGGCGGAGCCGGTTGCAGCCGCCGGAGTCGCTTCAGCCGCCGTCGTGCTCATGGAGCGAGGTCGAGCATCAGAACGTCGCGGCGCACCCAGTTGATGACAGCGTCCAGCCCTTCGTCAGTCTTCAGGTTGGTGAAGCAGAACGGCTTTTCGCCCCGGAACTCCTTTGAGTCGGCCTCCATAACCGACAAATCGGCGCCAACATGGGGAGCGAGGTCGGTTTTGTTGATGATGAAGAGATCGGACTTGATCATGCCTTGGCCGGCTTTGCGTGGGATCTTTTCGCCTTGGGCCACGTCGATGATGTAGATGGAGAAGTCCACGAGCTCCGGGCTGAAGGTCGCCGAGAGGTTATCGCCGCCGGACTCCACGAAAATGACCTGGAGGTCGGGGTGCCGGGCTTTGAGTTCCTCGATGGCGGCGGTGTTCATCGAGGTGTCTTCGCGGATGGCGGTGTGCGGGCAGCCGCCGGTTTCGACGCCGATGATCCTGTCCTCGGGAAGGATGCCGTTGGCAGCCAGGATTTTGGCGTCCTCGATGGTGTAGATGTCGTTGGTGATCGCGGCCATGGAGATTTCGGGGCTCATGTGGCGCGTGAGCCGCTCCACCAGCTGCGTTTTGCCGGCGCCCACAGGGCCGCCGATGCCGATTTTGATGGGTTCAGTCATGTTTTTCCTCCTGCTAGCTCATGAACATTCGGGCACGTTGGCGCTCGTGCCGCATCTGCGAAATTTCCAGCCCTGGGCTGAGTGCGCCGAAGTCGTCCGGCGTCAGGCGGGCGATCCGCTCGATGGCGGCAGCGACGTCGTCGGCCGCTTTCCGCAGCAGCCGCTGCCCGGCGTTTTGCCCGAGGGGGATGGCCCGGACGGCGTTCTGCGTCAGCGACGTGACGGTGGCGAAAAGGCACGCGGCCAGCGCTTCGGTCAGCGGCACGCCCAAGGAACGGGCGACGACGGCGAACGCCAGCGGCTGATGCCCGGCGGCCCGGCCCGTAGTCACCAGGTCCCGATAAAGTCCCAGCTCGGCCGAGGGAAAAACCTCGGTTCCGATCTCCAGCAGCCGCCCGCCCATCTTGACGCTGGCCTCCCTGACTTGGCGAGACAGCAGTTGCGCCGAAAGCAGGACATCAAGCTCCCCAACATCCCAGCCCTCGTAGAGGAACCGGATCGACAGCCCATCAGAGTAGGAAAGCTGCTGCGAGACAAATACAGAAAGCCAAACCCCAAACGAAGCCTCGTCACAAATGAGCTCCCGTTCGATGTACCCCTCAAACCCAAAAGAGTGAGCAAAAGCCCCGGTTGGAAGCGCGGAATCACAAAGCTGTTGCAGCGCGAGCTGATAAGTCATGACAACCCGCCGGGGGAACTAGTGCGAGTGTTCGGCATGGCGGAAGGGCACGGGCATGACGCGTTCCTGGCGGTCATAGGGCACTCCGGCGTGGACGAGGTAGTCCTCGACGGTGTGGTCGTAGGCGCATACCATGACCTCGGCCCCGTACTCCGAGGAAGCGTCGAAGAACTGGGCCTGGAGGTGCCGGTTGCCGAGCGAGTGTGCCACGACGCCCATGTCGTGGACGGACCGGGGCGCAATGACCAGGACGTCGGTGGGCAGCACCGACACCACGATCATGTTGGTTTCGGCAACGTGCAGGATGTCGCCGTCCCGCAGGTCTGCTGAGCCGGCCGCCAGGCGGATTCCGATTTCCTTGCCGTGGTCCGTGGTGACGCGCTGGATACGCTTGACCAGCTGGGCACTGGGCAGCACCACTTTCTCCCGGTGCAGGCCGGTGTAGGCAGCCAGGTCGGTTGTAGGCAGCTCGTGCAGGTTGCCGAGTACTTTTTCGATGATCACGTCAGGCTCCTGGTTGGCGGCTCGGTCAGAAGAGGAAGTAGCGCTGCGCCATCGGCAGCACGTCGGAGGGCTCACAGGTGACGTCGTCGCCGTCGACCGTCACCTTGTACGTTTCCGGGTCCACCTGGATCTCCGGCGTCGCATCGTTGTATTTGAGGTCCGCCTTGCTCAACGTCCGGATCCCGGAGACGGGACGGATGACCTTTTCCAGGCCCAGCTCCTGGGGCACGCCGGCGTCGATTGCTGCCTGGGACAGGAAGGTGATGGAGGACTGCTGCACGGCCTTGCCGAACGCGGCGAACATGGGGCGCATGGTGCGTGGCTGCGGGGTGGGTATGGAGGCGTTGGCGTCGCCCATCAGTGCGTAGGCGATCTGGCCGCCCTTGAGGACCAGCTCGGGCTTCACGCCGAAGAACGCCGGATCCCAGAGCACCAGGTCGGCAAATTTGCCTTCCTCCACCGAGCCGATGGAGTCCGCCATGCCCTGGGCGATGGCCGGGTTGATGGTGTACTTCGCAACGTAGCGCTTGAGGCGGAAGTTGTCGCTGCCTGCCGAGCCGTGGACACCGCCGTCGGGATCTTCCAAAATCCCGCGCTGTTTCTTCATTTTGTCCGCCACCTGCCAGGTGCGGGTGATGACCTCGCCCACGCGTCCCATTGCCTGGGAGTCGGAGGAGGTGATGGAGAAGATGCCCAGGTCCTGGAGGACGTCCTCGGCGGCGATGGTTTCGGCCCGGATGCGCGAGTCGGCGAAGGCCACGTCCTCGGGGATGTCCGGGTTGAGGTGGTGGCAGACCATGAGCATGTCCAGGTGCTCTTCGATGGTGTTCCGCGTGTACGGGAGCGTGGGGTTGGTGGAGGCGGGCAGGACGTTGGGCAGCCCGGCGATCCTGATGATGTCCGGCGCGTGCCCGCCACCGGCGCCCTCGGTGTGGAATGTATGGATAACCCGGCCGTCGATGGCGCGGATGGTGTCTTCCACGAAGCCGCACTCATTGAGCGTGTCGGTGTGGATGGCCACTTGGACGTCGAACTCGTCGGCCACCTTCAGGGAGGTGTCGATCGAGGACGTGGTGGAGCCCCAGTCCTCGTGGACCTTAAGGCCGATGGCGCCGGCCCGGATCTGTTCAGCCAGGGGCTCGAGGGCGGACGCGTGGCCCTTTCCGAAAAGACCGATGTTGATGGGCAGCCCCTCGGCAGCCTGCAGCATACGCTGGATGTGCCATTTACCGGGAGTGACGGTCGTGGCTTTCGTGCCCTCGGCAGGACCCGTGCCACCGCCCACCATGGTGGTCACGCCGCTGCTGAGGGCCGTGGGAACCTGGTCCGGGGAGATGAAGTGGATGTGGCTGTCAACGCCGCCGGCGGTGAGGATCCTTCGCTCGCCGGCAATGATCTCAGTGCTCGGCCCGATCACGATATCCACGCCGTCGCTGATCTGCGGGTTACCGGCCTTGCCGATCCTGAAGATGTGGCCGTCCCGGAGCGCGACATCGGCCTTGTAGATGCCGGTGTAATCGAGGATCACCGCATTGGTGATGACGGTGTCCGGTACGCCACCTGAACTAACAGCCTGGGGGCCGCCGTCGCGGGTTACCTGTCCGTTCTGGCCCATGCCGTCCCGGATCACCTTGCCGCCGCCGAACACCACTTCCTCCCCGTAGACGGTGAGGTCCTTTTCGATGTCGAGGAACAGTTCGGTGTCCGCCAGGCGGATAGAATCACCGGTGGTGGGTCCGTACAGGTCCGCGTACTGCCGGCGGGGAATCTCGAAGCTCACATGTTTCCTTTCACGGCGGCGTCCGTGCTCTGAGGATCGAGTGGACCGTTGACGGCGTTGCTGAGGCCATACACCTCGCGGCTTCCCGCCAGCTCAATGAGCCGGACGGTCTTGCCGTCCCCCGGCTCAAACCGGGCTGCTGTGCCGGCGGGGATGTCCAGGCGTCGGCCGTGGGCGGCTTTCCGGTCGAACTCCAGGGCAGGATTTGCTTCGGCGAAGTGGAAATGGGAACCCACCTGCACGGGACGGTCACCGCGGTTGGTCACGACGACGTCCACCGCCTTCCGCCCGGCGTTCACCGTCACCGGTTCGGACCTGAGTACATACTCACCTGGGATCATGGCCTGCCCTAGCGGATCGGATCGTGGACTGTGACGAGCTTGGTGCCGTCCGGGAACGTGGCCTCGATCTGGACGTCGTGGACCATTTCCGGAACGCCTTCCATCACCTCGTCGCGGGTCAGCACAGTGGTCCCGTAGCTCATCAGGTCTGCCACTGTGCGGCCGTCCCGGGCACCCTCGATCAGTTCATAACTGATGATGGCCACAGCCTCCGGGAAGTTCAGTTTGAGGCCGCGGGCCTGGCGGCGCCGCGCAAGATCGGCGGCCACCACAATCATGAGCTTTTCCTGCTCACGGGGCATCAGGTGCATTACGAGTCCCTTCTGTAGATGGCCAGGGCCGCGGTCTGATTAATGTACTCAGGTGACGTTTCGTGCAGGTTTCCGTGACAAGGGTGTTGCCTAGGCGTATTGCCGTGAGGGCTGGTGGGTGAGGCGGATCTGGCGGTTGACGTCCTTGTAGAGGAGGTACCGGAACGGTCCGGGGCCGCCAGCGTAGCAGGCCTGCGGGCAGAAGGCGCGGAGCCATGAAGTCGCCTGCCTCCACTTCCACCCAGTCATCGTTCAGCCGGTAGACGGCCTTGCCTTCGAGGACAAACAGGCCGTGCTCCATCACGTGTGTTTCCGCGAACGGGATGGTGCCGCCGGGCTGGAAGGTGACGATGTTGACGTGCATGTTTCGGTGTCACCATCGAAGCCGGCCCTCAGCCCGGCTTCTACATGTCGGGCGACATCCGGGGCGGACAGTGAGCCCTTGAACTTGTCAGAGGCAATCAGCACGCGCATGTCCCGCGACTCCCTTCAATGCCCTAATCCAGCAGCGCGATGATCGCTGTGGGTGCATCCTCGCCCTTGGCGGCCAGATCTTCGAACTCGGTTATGGCGTTGATTTCCACACCCATGGAGATGTTGGTGATCTTTTCCAGGATCACTTCGACCACCACGGGCACCTGGAACTCGCCCATCATTGTTTTGGCCTTGTCGAAGGCGGCGGCGAGGTCGTTGGGGTCCTCCACGCGCACGGCTTTGCAGCCCAGGCCTTCGGCCACCTTGAGGTGGTCCACGCCGTAGCCGCGGGTGTCCTCGGACAGGTGCGTGCTGTTGATGTTGTCGAATGCCAGGGACACGTTCTGTTCCATGTTGAAGCCGCGCTGGGACTGGCGGATCAGGCCCAGGTAGGAGTTGTTCACCACCACGTGGATGTAGGGGAGGTTGAACTGCGCGCCCACAGCGAGTTCCTCGATCATGAACTGGAAGTCGTAGTCCCCGGACAGGGCTACAACGGTCTCATCCGGCTTGCCGCGCACGACGCCCAAGGCGGCCGGGCCGGTCCAGCCCAGGGGGCCTGCCTGGCCGGCGTTGATCCACTTGCGCGGGCCGAACACGTGCAGCATCTGGGCGCCGGCGATCTGGGACAGGCCGATGGTGGACACGTAGGTGGTGTCGCGGCCGAAGGACTTGTTGATCTCCTCGTACACGCGCTGCGGCTTGATGGGAATGTTCTCGAAGTGGGTCTTGCGCTGCAGCGAACCCTTGCGGTCCTGGCATTCGGCAACCCACGCCGTGTAGTCCGGCAGGGACCCTGCAGCCTTGCGCTCTTTGGCGAGCTCAACCAGCCCGGCCAGCGCCGCGCCGGCGTCGGACGCGATGCCCAGGTCCGGTGAGAACACGCGGCCGATCTGGGTGGGCTCAATGTCGATGTGCACGAACTTCCGGCCTGCCGTGTAGGTCTCCAGGCCGCCGGTGTGGCGGTTGGCCCAGCGGTTGCCGATGCCGATCACGAAGTCGCTCTGCAGGTAGTTCTCGTTGCCGTAGCGGTGGCTGGTCTGCAGGCCCACCATGCCGGCCATGAGCTGGTGGTCGTCCGGGATGGTGCCCCAGCCCATCAGGGTGGGGATGACCGGAACGTTGAGGATTTCGGCCAGTTCCACCAGTTGCGCGGAGGCGCCGGCGTTGATGATGCCGCCGCCGGCCACGATCAGCGGGTGCTGCGCAGCGGTGAGCATGTCCAGGGCCTTTTCCAGCTGCTTGCGGGAGGCCTTGGGCTTCTCGACGGGCAGGGGCTCGTAGGTGTCGATGTCGAATTCGATCTCGGCCTGCTGCACGTCGATGGGCAGGTCCAGCAGGACGGGGCCGGGGCGGCCGGAGCGCATCAGCTGGAAGGCCTTCTGGAAGGCGCCGGGAACCTGGCCGGGCTCCAGGACGGTCATGGCCATCTTGGTGACGGGCTTGGCGATGGACTCGATGTCCACGGCCTGGAAGTCTTCCTTGTGCAGCTTGGCCACGGGGGCCTGGCCGGTGATGCAGAGCATGGGGATGGAGTCGGCCCAGGCGGCGTACAGGCCGGTGATCATGTCGGTGCCGGCGGGGCCGGAGGTGCCGATGCAGATGCCAATGTTGCCGTCCTTGGCCCGGCTGTAGCCGTCGGCCATGTGGCTGGCGCCTTCAACGTGGCGGGCCAGGGTGTGGCGGATGCCGCCGTGGGCGCGCATGGCGGAGTAGAAGGGGTTGATTGCCGCGCCTGGCAGGCCGAACGCCTCGATGGCGCCTTCCTTTTCCAGGATGGCAACCGCTGCATCAACGGTACGCATCTTGCTCATGGTGTGCTCCTACTTAAGTCTGGTGGGAAAACCTGTTTTTGGGTGTGCTGAAGGAAAGCCAACGGTCGAGCCCGGCGGAACCGAAACCTACTTCCGGCCGGAGAGCTGGAGGACCTGCTTGAAGAGTCCGGAGTGGTCCAGTGCGCCGTCGCCCTGGTTGACGGTGGCGGCGACGAGTTGTGCGACGACGGCGCCGAGGGGGACGGCGACGTTGGCTTCGCGGGCGGCGGAGGTGACGATGCCGAGGTCCTTGTGGTGGAGGGCGAGGCGGAAGCCGGGCTCGAAGTTGCGGTCGAGCATCTTCTGGCCCTTCTGGTCCAGGACCTTTGAGCCGGCCAGGCCGCCGCCGAGGACCTTGAGGGCGGCGTCGGTGTCCACGCCGTAGGCCTCGAGGAAGGCGATGGCTTCGCCGAGGACTTCGATGTTGACGGCGACGATGAGCTGGTTGGCTGCCTTGACGGTCTGGCCGGAGCCGGAGGGGCCAACGTGGACGATGGTCTTGCCGACGGCGTTCAGGACATCGGAGGCTGCGTCGAAGTCCTCCTTGTCGCCGCCGACCATGATGGAAAGGACGGCGTCGATGGCGCCCTGCTCACCGCCGCTCACCGGTGCATCAAGCGGCCGGATGCCAGCCTCTTTCGCGTCGTCGGCGAGGCGCTTGGCGACGTCGGGGCGGATGCTGGACGCTTCAATCCACAAGGTACCCTTCTTCGCGTTGGCGAAGAGACCGTCCTCGCCGCTGACCACACCCTCAACGTCGGGGGAATCCGGGACCATGGTGATCACGACGTCGGCGTCCTTGACGGCGTCAGCGATGCTGCTGGCGCCCTTGCCGCCTTCGGAAACGAGCTCGTCGATCTTGTCCTGGCTGCGGTTGAAGCCGGTGACGGTGTGGCCGGCCTTAACCAGGTTGATGGCCATGGGCAGGCCCATAATTCCAAGCCCGATAACTGCAACGTTGCTCATGATGGTTCCTTTTCTGGAGTGTTTCTAACTCAGAGGCTGTGGGGTGCCGTGGGATTGTTCGTCGTGACAGGGCGTTCCGGGACGACCCAACTGAAGGCCGTTTCCTGCGGTTCCTTGTATTCGAGGCCGATGTAGCCCTCGTAGCCGAGTTCGCGGCTGCGGGCGATCCACTCACGCAGGGGGAGGGTGCCGGTACCGGGTGCGCCTCGGCCCGGGTTGTCGGCAATCTGGATGTGGCCGAAGTCCCTGGCGTGGTTTTCGATCACGGAGTCCACATCGTCGCCATTGACTGCAAGATGGTAGAAGTCCGCCAAAAGCTTGATGTTGCCGACGCCGGCCTCGGCCTTGACGCGGGCGATGACCTTGAGTGCGTCTTCAGCGGTGAGGAGCGGATACCTGGGTGCCCCGCTGACGGGTTCGAGGAGGACGGTGCCGCCGATACGGGCGACACCTTCGGCTGCAGCGGCCAGGTTCTCGGCGCCGATGGCATCCTGCTTCTCAACCGATTCGCCGTCGATCCGGTTTCCGTAGAGGGCGTTGAAGGCCTTGCAGCCCAGGCGCTCACCGATGCCGGCCACGACGTCGATGTTGTCCTGGAACTCTGCGGAGCGCGCGGGCCAGGAAACCAGACCGCGGTCCCCGCCGGGCATGTTGCCGGCGTTGAAGTTCAGGCCCGTGAGCTGAACGCCGGCGTCCTTGATGGCGCGCTCGAACTCGGTGACCTGGGCATCGGTGGGGACGGAGGACTCAAAGGGCCACCAGAACTCAACAGCGTCAAAACCGGCAGCCTTCGCTGCGGCGGGGCGTTCCAGGAGCGGCAGTTCGGTCAAGAGGATGGAGCAGTTCACGGTGTACGTCATCACATTTCTCTCCTGATTCAATCCACTTTCAAAGTCAAAGGTGCTCCGACTCTAGCCAGTCATTAGGTAGTTATCGATGGCCTGGTCCAAGCTCTCGGGCCGGGCTGATTTTGGATGAAGGGTCAGGCTTCTGGGTCAGGCGGATCTGGGCGGTTGACCTCTTTGTAAAGCAGGTAGCGGAGCGCCGGACTGGAACGTCACGGTGTTCACATGCATGTCGTGGGCGGGGTCGTCCGGGTCCACGGCTCAGTCCACCAGTTCGTAAGCCGGAGTGGTGAGGAAGTCCATGTAGTCCTCGGAAAGACAGATGTCCGCGATCAGGCTGCTCGCCGGCTGATAGTAGCGCTCGAAGGCTTCCTCGCCCACCTCGCCGCGCAGCTTTTGGGTTTCCTCGGTCAGGATCTGCGAGACCAGTTCGCGGGTGACCTTATTGCCGGTATCGGCCAGCACCACGCCGTTGCGGATCTGCTGCCAGACCTGGGACCGTGAGATTTCGGCAGTGGCCGCGTCCTCCATCAGGTTGTGGATTGCCACGGCACCGTTTCCGGAGAGCCACACGGCGGTGTAGGCCACGGCCACGTAGAGGTTCAGGCGCAGGCCTGATTCGGTAACCTGCCCTTCCGCGGATGCCACGTCCAGCAGCTGGTCAGCGGTGACGTTCACTTCCGGCCGCTGCCTGTCGAGCTGGTTCGGCTTGTCACCGAGGACTGCGTCGAAGACTTCGCGGCAGGTGGGCACCAGGTCCGGGTGGGCAACCCAGGAGCCGTCGAACCCGTCGTTGGCTTCGCGGGTCTTGTCCGCGCGGACCTTGGCAAAGGCTGCCTCGGTCACCTCCGGGTGGCGGCGGTTGGGGATCACGGCGGCCATGCCGCCCATGGCGAAGGCGCCGCGCTTGTGGCATGTCTTGACCAGCAGTTCGGTGTAGGCGCGCATGAACGGCGCCGTCATTGCCACCGAGGCACGGTCCGGCAGGACGAATTCCTCGCCGGCGTCCCGGAAGTACTTGATGATGCTGAACAGGTAGTCCCAGCGCCCGGCGTTCAGGCCGGAGGCGTGGTCACGGAGTTCGTAGAGGATCTCGTCCATTTCGAACGCGGCCGGGATGGTTTCAATCAGCACGGTGGCGCGGATGGTGCCCTGGTTCAGCCCGAGGTAGTCCTGGGCGAACACAAAGACGTCGTTCCACAACCGTGCCTCGAGGTGGCTCTCCATCTTGGGCAGGTAGTAGTACGGGCCCTGGCCGTTGAGGACCAGCTGCTTGGCCACATGGAAGAAGTGCAGGCCGAAGTCCACCAGGGCACCCACGGCCGGCTGGCCGTCGATGATCATGTGCTTTTCCTGCATGTGCCAGCCGCGGGGACGGGCCACGACAACGGCGAGCGGCGCGTCCGTGCGGAGGCGGTATTCCTTGCCCTCCCCGGAGGTGTAGCCCAGGGTGCCCTGCGCGGCATCGCGGAGGTTCAGGATGGCGTCGATGACGTTCCCCCAAGTGGGTGTGCTGGCGTCCTCAAGGTCCGCCAGCCACACCTTGGCGCCGGAGTTGAGGGCGTTGATGGCCATCTTTGCCGGGGAAGCGGGGCCGGTCATCTCAACGCGGCGGTCCTGCAGGGCTGCGGGCGCCGGTGCGACCTTCCAGTCGCCGTCGCGCACATCCTGCGTTTCCGGCAGGAAGTCCAGCTTTCCGGTCTCGGCCACCCGCCGGCGCCTGACGGCGCGGGCCGCCAGGAGTTCATTGCGGGTGCCGGCAAAGCGCGTGTGAAGTTCCTCCACGAAAGCAAGCGCCTTGGGGGTGAGGATCTCCTCCGCACGCTCGATTGGCCGCGGGTTTGGAACAGCTATGGGCATTTCTGTTCCTCCTTAGACAGTCCGGGCTGTGCTTGCGGCGGCAGCGGCGCCTGCCACTGCGGAGGCGACGTCTGCGGCCACATGGGGGTCAAAGACGCTGGGGATAATGTAGCTGGCATTCAGCTCGTCGTCAGCCACCCGGTTGGCGATGGCATCCGCGGCGGCCACCAGCATCTCCGGGATGATGTCGGATGCGCCGGCGTCCAGCAGCCCGCGGAAGAAACCGGGGAAGGCCAGCACGTTGTTGATCTGGTTGGGGAAGTCGCTGCGGCCGGTGGCCACCACGGTCGCGTGCCTTGACGCGATAACGGGGTCGATCTCCGGTGTGGGGTTGGCCATGGCAAAGACGATGGCGTCCGCCGCCATGGAGGCCACCTGTTCCTCGCCGATCACATGCGGGGCGCTGACGCCGATGAACACGTCGGCTCCCTTGAGGGCCTCGTGCAGCGTGCCGGAGAAGCCTTCCCCGTTGGTGTTGGCGGCAATCCAGCTGCGGTGTTCGTCGCCGTATTCTTCACCCGAGTGGATGGCGCCGGAGCGGCCGGCCGCGACGATGTGCCGGGCGCCCTGGGCTTTCAGGAGCTGGATGATGGCGGAACCGGCGGCGCCGACACCGGAGACGACGATTTTCACCTCGGAGAGCTTCTTGTCGACGACGCGGAGGGCGTTAACCAGGGCGGCGAGGGTGACGATGGCGGTGCCGTGCTGATCGTCGTGGAACACCGGGATGTCCAGTTCCTCGCGAAGCCGGTTTTCGATCTCGAAGCAACGCGGGGCGGCGATGTCCTCGAGGTTGACGCCGCCGTAGACAGGGGCCAGTGCCTTGACGATGCTGATGATTTCCTCGGTGTCCTGGGTGTCCAGGCAGACCGGCCACGCGTCGACGTTCGCAAACTGCTTAAACAGCGCCGCCTTGCCTTCCATCACCGGAAGCGCGGCGGCAGGGCCAATGTTGCCCAGGCCCAGCACGGCCGAACCGTCCGTGACCACGGCGATCGTGTTGCGCTTGACCGTAAGGTTCCGGGCGGCGTCAGGGTTTTCGGCGATGGCCAGACACACGCGGGCGACGCCAGGAGTGTAGGCGCGGGAGAGATCGTCGCGGTTGCGCAGAGCCACCTTGGGAATAACCTCAAGCTTGCCGCCCAGGTGCATCAGGAAGGTGCGGTCCGAAACGTTGCGGACCTTAACTCCCTCAAGCGCGTTGAGGGCGTCCTTGACCCGGTTGGCGTGCTCGTCATCCGTGGTGTTGCAGGTGACGTCCACCACCAGGGTCTCGTGGTGGGACTCGGTGACGTCCAGCGCCGTGATGGCCGCCCCGGCCGCACCAACGGCCGCAGCGAGCTCGCTGGTGGCGCTGAAGCTGGACGGCGCCTCAACGCGCAGGGTGATCGAATTTCCGGGGCTGGGGTTCGCCATTGCAGGTCCTTCTGGTAGTGCCCGGTGCTTGGGCTGCTTAATTCGGTCGTCTTAATTCAGGAATTCATGTGAGTATCTGGACTACAAAGACTTGGATTGTTTCGTTCCGCCCGTATCACCGCATCAGGCCTCTCCTCCGGCGTTGCCGGTGGTCCCGGCATTGACGTTGTGCAGCCGGTACTTCTCGATCGCCTTGATGGGAGCCTGTGCGTCCACCTCACCGCGGCGGGCCAGCATCTCCAGGGAACGCACCACGATGGAGTGGGTGTCGTTTTTGAAGTAGCGGCGGGCTGCTGCGCGGGTGTCGGAGAAGCCGAAGCCGTCGGCGCCGAGGGTGGCGAATTCGTTGGGGACGAATTGGCGGATTTGGTCGGGGACGGCTTTCATGTAGTCGGACACGGCGACGACGGGTCCGGTGGCGCCTTCGAGTTGTTGGGTGACGAAGGGTACGCGTGTGGGTTCGCCGGGGTTGAGGAAGGCTTCTTCTTCGGCGGCGAGGCCGTCGCGTCGGAGTTCGTTCCAGGAGGTGACGGACCAGACGTCGGCGGAGACGGACCAGTCTTCGGCGAGGATCCGCTGGGCTTCGAGGGCCCAGGGGACGGAGACGCCGGAGGCCAGGATCTGGGTGCGGGGGCCGTCGATTTTGGCGGGGGCGAGCAGGTAGATGCCCTTGATGACGCCTTCGGTGTCCAGTTCTTCGGGTTCGGCGGGCTGGGTGATCGGTTCGTTGTACACGGTGAGGTAGTACATCAGGTTCCGGTCGGTGGAGTCCGGTCCGTACATCCGTTCCAGGCCGTCGCGGATGATGTGGCCCATTTCGTAGCCGTAGGCGGGGTCGTAGGTGACCACGGCGGGGTTGGTGGAGGCCAGCAGGGGGGAGTGGCCGTCGGCGTGCTGGAGGCCTTCGCCGGTGAGGGTGGTCCGGCCTGCGGTGGC
The window above is part of the Pseudarthrobacter sp. NS4 genome. Proteins encoded here:
- the gcl gene encoding glyoxylate carboligase, with the protein product MSKMRTVDAAVAILEKEGAIEAFGLPGAAINPFYSAMRAHGGIRHTLARHVEGASHMADGYSRAKDGNIGICIGTSGPAGTDMITGLYAAWADSIPMLCITGQAPVAKLHKEDFQAVDIESIAKPVTKMAMTVLEPGQVPGAFQKAFQLMRSGRPGPVLLDLPIDVQQAEIEFDIDTYEPLPVEKPKASRKQLEKALDMLTAAQHPLIVAGGGIINAGASAQLVELAEILNVPVIPTLMGWGTIPDDHQLMAGMVGLQTSHRYGNENYLQSDFVIGIGNRWANRHTGGLETYTAGRKFVHIDIEPTQIGRVFSPDLGIASDAGAALAGLVELAKERKAAGSLPDYTAWVAECQDRKGSLQRKTHFENIPIKPQRVYEEINKSFGRDTTYVSTIGLSQIAGAQMLHVFGPRKWINAGQAGPLGWTGPAALGVVRGKPDETVVALSGDYDFQFMIEELAVGAQFNLPYIHVVVNNSYLGLIRQSQRGFNMEQNVSLAFDNINSTHLSEDTRGYGVDHLKVAEGLGCKAVRVEDPNDLAAAFDKAKTMMGEFQVPVVVEVILEKITNISMGVEINAITEFEDLAAKGEDAPTAIIALLD
- a CDS encoding 2-hydroxy-3-oxopropionate reductase, with protein sequence MSNVAVIGLGIMGLPMAINLVKAGHTVTGFNRSQDKIDELVSEGGKGASSIADAVKDADVVITMVPDSPDVEGVVSGEDGLFANAKKGTLWIEASSIRPDVAKRLADDAKEAGIRPLDAPVSGGEQGAIDAVLSIMVGGDKEDFDAASDVLNAVGKTIVHVGPSGSGQTVKAANQLIVAVNIEVLGEAIAFLEAYGVDTDAALKVLGGGLAGSKVLDQKGQKMLDRNFEPGFRLALHHKDLGIVTSAAREANVAVPLGAVVAQLVAATVNQGDGALDHSGLFKQVLQLSGRK
- a CDS encoding hydroxypyruvate isomerase family protein yields the protein MTYTVNCSILLTELPLLERPAAAKAAGFDAVEFWWPFESSVPTDAQVTEFERAIKDAGVQLTGLNFNAGNMPGGDRGLVSWPARSAEFQDNIDVVAGIGERLGCKAFNALYGNRIDGESVEKQDAIGAENLAAAAEGVARIGGTVLLEPVSGAPRYPLLTAEDALKVIARVKAEAGVGNIKLLADFYHLAVNGDDVDSVIENHARDFGHIQIADNPGRGAPGTGTLPLREWIARSRELGYEGYIGLEYKEPQETAFSWVVPERPVTTNNPTAPHSL
- the aceB gene encoding malate synthase A, which encodes MPIAVPNPRPIERAEEILTPKALAFVEELHTRFAGTRNELLAARAVRRRRVAETGKLDFLPETQDVRDGDWKVAPAPAALQDRRVEMTGPASPAKMAINALNSGAKVWLADLEDASTPTWGNVIDAILNLRDAAQGTLGYTSGEGKEYRLRTDAPLAVVVARPRGWHMQEKHMIIDGQPAVGALVDFGLHFFHVAKQLVLNGQGPYYYLPKMESHLEARLWNDVFVFAQDYLGLNQGTIRATVLIETIPAAFEMDEILYELRDHASGLNAGRWDYLFSIIKYFRDAGEEFVLPDRASVAMTAPFMRAYTELLVKTCHKRGAFAMGGMAAVIPNRRHPEVTEAAFAKVRADKTREANDGFDGSWVAHPDLVPTCREVFDAVLGDKPNQLDRQRPEVNVTADQLLDVASAEGQVTESGLRLNLYVAVAYTAVWLSGNGAVAIHNLMEDAATAEISRSQVWQQIRNGVVLADTGNKVTRELVSQILTEETQKLRGEVGEEAFERYYQPASSLIADICLSEDYMDFLTTPAYELVD